One region of Baekduia soli genomic DNA includes:
- a CDS encoding 3'-5' exoribonuclease YhaM family protein, whose protein sequence is MLVRDFEHGLDLDQVLLVREADRRQRRDGGEFLKLTLGDRTGGVAAMIWEDIAPALELCRAGSPVHVVGRFEVHQRWGAQITIRALRPALDGTFDPAELKDGPPREVGQMEADLRELVGTVQDPYLRRLLDAFFGEGSETWALYRIAPAAKHYHQAYLHGLLEHSLTVAQAVSAISATFPGIDRDVAVTGALLHDIGKLEAYTCDAPIDMTDAGRLQGEIPLGYYRVRRVIEDLVGFPAGLAQSVLHIILAHHGALAHGSPVVPCTREATLVHMIDNLGGRLGSFDRLEKELSPGAAWSSYDRALGSGAYFGSGEAITAQDRRPGAAEAA, encoded by the coding sequence GTGCTCGTCCGCGACTTCGAACACGGCCTCGACCTCGACCAGGTCCTGCTGGTCCGGGAGGCCGACCGGCGGCAGCGCCGCGACGGCGGCGAGTTCCTGAAGCTGACGCTCGGCGACCGCACGGGCGGCGTGGCCGCGATGATCTGGGAGGACATCGCGCCGGCCCTCGAGCTGTGCCGCGCAGGATCGCCCGTGCACGTCGTCGGGCGCTTCGAGGTCCACCAGCGCTGGGGCGCGCAGATCACGATCCGCGCGCTGCGCCCGGCGCTGGACGGCACGTTCGATCCCGCCGAGCTCAAGGACGGCCCGCCGCGCGAGGTGGGCCAGATGGAGGCCGACCTGCGCGAGCTCGTCGGCACGGTCCAGGACCCCTACCTGCGTCGGCTGCTGGACGCCTTCTTCGGCGAGGGCTCCGAGACGTGGGCGCTGTACCGGATCGCGCCCGCGGCCAAGCACTACCACCAGGCCTATCTGCACGGCCTCCTGGAGCACAGCCTCACCGTGGCGCAGGCCGTCAGCGCGATCAGCGCGACGTTCCCGGGCATCGACCGCGACGTCGCCGTGACGGGCGCGTTGCTGCACGACATCGGCAAGTTGGAGGCCTACACCTGCGACGCGCCGATCGACATGACCGACGCCGGCCGCCTGCAGGGCGAGATCCCGCTGGGCTACTACCGCGTGCGCCGGGTGATCGAGGACCTCGTGGGCTTTCCCGCGGGCCTGGCGCAGAGCGTGCTGCACATCATCCTGGCCCACCACGGCGCGCTGGCCCACGGCTCGCCGGTGGTTCCGTGCACGCGCGAGGCCACGCTCGTGCACATGATCGACAACCTCGGCGGGCGGCTGGGCTCGTTCGACCGCCTGGAGAAGGAGCTGTCCCCCGGCGCCGCGTGGTCGTCCTACGACCGCGCGCTGGGCTCGGGCGCCTACTTCGGCTCGGGAGAGGCGATCACCGCGCAGGACCGGCGCCCCGGCGCTGCCGAGGCGGCCTGA
- a CDS encoding histidine kinase dimerization/phospho-acceptor domain-containing protein — protein MSPDGAGGWPIDPDERLARLVHDLRTPLTIVQGFAELLDRSAAKLDDAKRTEYLGRIAAAGREMKDILDSEREDRLSR, from the coding sequence ATGAGCCCGGACGGCGCCGGCGGCTGGCCCATCGACCCCGACGAGCGCCTCGCCCGGCTGGTGCACGACCTGCGCACCCCGCTGACCATCGTGCAGGGCTTCGCCGAGCTGCTGGACCGCAGCGCCGCCAAGCTCGATGACGCCAAGCGCACGGAGTACCTCGGGCGCATCGCCGCGGCCGGACGCGAGATGAAGGACATCCTGGACTCCGAGCGCGAGGACCGGCTGTCGCGCTGA
- a CDS encoding response regulator, with protein MTKLVIVDDHEALREGLVALLQHGGVEVVGAAGNVAAGVDLVDHAEPDVAIVDIQLPDGSGIDLTRELLARRPDLGVILYTGDADAELLYDGLDSGARGYALKAGSMDELMAAIERVAGGGSYVDPRLDRILLSPRATAHVPQLSPREREIMHLMAEGMTAEAIGDKITVSVETVRTHVRNVIRKLQARNRVHAIAIALERGEIALDSTRDER; from the coding sequence ATGACCAAGCTCGTGATCGTCGACGACCACGAGGCCCTGCGTGAGGGCCTGGTCGCGCTGCTGCAGCACGGAGGCGTCGAGGTCGTGGGCGCCGCGGGCAACGTGGCGGCCGGGGTGGACCTCGTCGACCACGCCGAGCCCGACGTCGCGATCGTCGACATCCAGCTGCCCGACGGCAGCGGCATCGACCTCACGCGGGAGCTGCTGGCCCGCCGCCCCGACCTCGGCGTCATCCTCTACACGGGCGACGCCGACGCCGAGCTGCTCTACGACGGGCTGGACTCGGGTGCCCGCGGCTACGCGCTCAAGGCCGGCTCGATGGACGAGCTCATGGCCGCGATCGAGCGGGTGGCCGGCGGCGGCTCCTACGTCGACCCGCGGCTGGACCGCATCCTGCTCTCGCCGCGCGCCACGGCCCACGTCCCCCAGCTCTCGCCGCGCGAGCGCGAGATCATGCACCTCATGGCCGAGGGGATGACCGCCGAGGCGATCGGCGACAAGATCACCGTGTCGGTCGAGACCGTCCGGACCCATGTGCGCAACGTGATCCGCAAGCTGCAGGCGCGCAACCGGGTGCACGCGATCGCGATCGCCCTGGAGCGCGGCGAGATCGCCCTGGACTCCACACGCGACGAGCGATGA
- a CDS encoding helix-turn-helix transcriptional regulator, producing MAKDTEKLIRQLSLISYLMAERRPVTALEIRRDVEGYSGMNEDAFARRFYADRAELESLGIQLTVEKPADGVAEQENYSLRPENFHLPAIAFTDEELAGLQFALTLLDGEFAYAEPLRLALQQISWGRPSPLNAPDQGSVALGVTASAGGHELSQRLAKIETAIFRNKTITFDYYTMERDTVGARKVDPYHLLFQGGQFYLLGRAHERDAIRVFRLSRIRGKVAYATKAEHDFKRPTDFDPRSYATRADWQFGTTQGEAEIWVSDRIAWQVERHFGRFGSVRPADDGTGDIVFATEYASVRQLAAWVLRLGEHARVLGPDELVRDVAERVELLHDRHTGELDLAAAVPPSADDEAPDAPGPPRRETAIRPERFARLVTLASILIEAGRADRRLELTEVMDALQISDAELREDVAVLNVVNFGGGSYVLYAEVHDDGTIEVDPEPYSDNFARPARLLPVEAKALVAAIDLIGDHLPEGALNSARDKIVAALGADPMEQGLQVASGAGDDSAIARVVSRAIAGSQLLRLEYYKANEDEFSERVVEPYALINGREGWYVASYDPAREAVRHFRLDRVKTAEATGETFTPRPEVDPAADVEGWPRTGEVEASRVARVWISPDRARWSREQRRVSHELADGSIVVELPYKGTDWLVREVLAEAGDAAVISPPEAREAVRTAVDRLRLAVR from the coding sequence ATGGCGAAGGACACCGAGAAGCTCATCCGGCAGCTCTCGCTCATCTCGTACCTCATGGCCGAGCGCCGGCCGGTCACCGCGCTCGAGATCCGCAGGGACGTGGAGGGCTACAGCGGGATGAACGAGGACGCCTTCGCCCGTCGCTTCTACGCCGACCGCGCCGAGCTCGAGTCCCTGGGCATCCAGCTCACGGTCGAGAAGCCGGCCGACGGGGTCGCCGAGCAGGAGAACTACTCCCTGCGGCCCGAGAACTTCCACCTGCCCGCGATCGCGTTCACGGACGAGGAGCTCGCCGGCCTGCAGTTCGCGCTGACGCTGCTCGACGGCGAGTTCGCCTACGCCGAGCCGCTGCGCCTGGCCCTGCAGCAGATCTCCTGGGGGCGCCCGAGCCCGCTCAACGCGCCCGACCAGGGGTCGGTGGCGCTCGGCGTCACGGCCTCGGCCGGCGGCCACGAGCTGTCCCAGCGGCTGGCCAAGATCGAGACCGCGATCTTCCGCAACAAGACGATCACGTTCGACTACTACACGATGGAGCGCGACACGGTCGGCGCGCGCAAGGTCGATCCGTACCACCTGCTGTTCCAGGGCGGTCAGTTCTACCTCCTGGGTCGTGCCCACGAGCGCGACGCGATCCGCGTCTTCCGGCTGTCGCGCATCCGCGGCAAGGTCGCCTACGCGACCAAGGCCGAGCACGACTTCAAGCGCCCCACCGACTTCGACCCGCGCTCCTACGCCACGCGCGCGGACTGGCAGTTCGGGACCACGCAGGGCGAGGCCGAGATCTGGGTCTCCGATCGCATCGCCTGGCAGGTCGAGCGCCACTTCGGCCGCTTCGGGTCGGTGCGCCCGGCCGACGACGGCACGGGCGACATCGTCTTCGCCACCGAGTACGCGTCGGTGCGCCAGCTGGCCGCCTGGGTCCTGCGCCTCGGCGAGCACGCCCGGGTCCTGGGGCCCGACGAGCTCGTGCGCGACGTCGCCGAGCGCGTCGAGCTGCTGCACGACCGCCACACGGGCGAGCTGGACCTCGCCGCGGCCGTGCCTCCCTCGGCGGACGACGAGGCCCCCGACGCGCCCGGCCCACCGCGCCGCGAGACGGCGATCCGGCCCGAGCGCTTCGCCCGCCTGGTGACGCTCGCCTCGATCCTCATCGAGGCCGGCCGCGCCGATCGCCGCCTCGAGCTCACCGAGGTCATGGACGCGCTGCAGATCTCCGACGCCGAGCTGCGCGAGGACGTCGCCGTGCTCAACGTCGTCAACTTCGGCGGCGGCTCCTACGTCCTGTACGCCGAGGTCCACGACGACGGAACGATCGAGGTCGATCCCGAGCCGTACTCCGACAACTTCGCGCGGCCCGCCCGCCTGCTGCCCGTCGAGGCCAAGGCCCTCGTCGCCGCGATCGACCTCATCGGCGACCACCTGCCCGAGGGGGCGCTGAACTCGGCGCGGGACAAGATCGTCGCGGCGCTGGGCGCCGACCCGATGGAGCAGGGGCTGCAGGTCGCCTCGGGTGCCGGCGACGACTCGGCCATCGCCCGCGTCGTGTCGCGCGCCATCGCCGGCTCCCAGCTCCTGCGCCTGGAGTACTACAAGGCCAACGAGGACGAGTTCTCCGAGCGCGTCGTGGAGCCCTACGCGCTCATCAACGGGCGCGAGGGCTGGTACGTCGCCTCCTATGACCCGGCCCGCGAGGCCGTCCGCCACTTCCGGCTGGACCGCGTCAAGACGGCCGAGGCGACGGGCGAGACGTTCACGCCGCGCCCCGAGGTCGATCCCGCCGCCGACGTGGAGGGCTGGCCGCGCACGGGCGAGGTCGAGGCCTCCCGCGTGGCCCGCGTGTGGATCTCGCCGGACCGCGCGCGCTGGTCGCGCGAGCAGCGCAGGGTCTCCCACGAGCTGGCCGACGGCTCCATCGTCGTCGAGCTGCCCTACAAGGGCACGGACTGGCTCGTGCGCGAGGTCCTGGCCGAGGCCGGCGACGCCGCCGTGATCTCGCCGCCCGAGGCGCGCGAGGCCGTCCGCACCGCGGTCGATCGCCTGCGGCTCGCGGTTCGCTAG
- a CDS encoding pyridoxamine 5'-phosphate oxidase family protein, which yields MSRRDQITMDDDEVLAFLREERVVTCATNGPRGFPHLMPLWYVVRPSPAPDPPRIWAWTFAKSQKVRNLERDPRATLQVEAGDEYHLLRGVMLETEVVVHRDVEAVGALGLEILQRYSGAPAGELDEGARAMVRKQAAKRVGLEFVERGRATWDHRKLGNVY from the coding sequence GTGAGCCGCCGCGACCAGATCACGATGGACGACGACGAGGTGCTCGCGTTCCTGCGCGAGGAGCGCGTCGTGACGTGCGCGACCAACGGCCCGCGCGGCTTCCCGCACCTCATGCCGCTCTGGTACGTCGTGCGGCCGTCGCCCGCGCCGGATCCGCCGCGGATCTGGGCCTGGACGTTCGCCAAGTCCCAGAAGGTCCGCAACCTGGAGCGCGACCCGCGCGCCACGCTGCAGGTCGAGGCCGGCGACGAGTACCACCTGCTGCGCGGCGTGATGCTCGAGACCGAGGTCGTCGTGCACCGTGACGTCGAGGCCGTCGGGGCGTTGGGGCTGGAGATCCTGCAGCGCTACAGCGGCGCGCCCGCCGGCGAGCTCGACGAAGGGGCGCGCGCGATGGTGCGCAAGCAGGCCGCCAAGCGGGTCGGGCTCGAGTTCGTCGAGCGCGGCCGCGCCACCTGGGACCACCGCAAGCTGGGGAACGTGTACTGA
- a CDS encoding glucose-1-phosphate thymidylyltransferase: MLPLKGLILSGGKGTRLRPITHTSAKQLVPVANRPVLFYGIDAMAQAGIREIGIIIAPETGDEIREVAGDGSAFGVQITYILQDEPAGLAHAVLTAEPFLGDSPFVMYLGDNLLQGGIDDLVTAFRANAPDALILLTPVPDPEHYGVAELDGDRVVALAEKPPEPKTDLALVGVYMFTPLIHEAARAIEPSARGELEITDAIQHLVDTGRRVEPHIVQGWWKDTGRLDDMLEANRLILDRLAHRVDGELVDSQVEGRVVIEAGARLERATVRGPAVIGAGARLTDCYIGPYSAIGEDCVVERAEIEHSILLAGSSVRHLDGRMESSLLGRNVTISRGDRQPKAFRFMVGDNSDIEIL, encoded by the coding sequence ATGCTGCCGCTCAAGGGCCTGATCCTCTCCGGGGGCAAGGGCACCCGCCTGCGCCCCATCACCCACACGAGCGCCAAGCAGCTCGTCCCCGTGGCCAACCGGCCCGTGCTCTTCTACGGCATCGACGCCATGGCGCAGGCCGGGATCCGCGAGATCGGGATCATCATCGCCCCCGAGACCGGCGACGAGATCCGCGAGGTCGCCGGCGACGGCTCCGCGTTCGGCGTGCAGATCACCTACATCCTGCAGGACGAGCCCGCCGGCCTGGCCCACGCGGTGCTGACCGCCGAGCCGTTCCTCGGCGACAGCCCGTTCGTGATGTACCTCGGGGACAACCTGCTGCAGGGCGGCATCGACGACCTGGTCACGGCGTTCCGGGCCAACGCGCCCGACGCTCTCATCCTGCTCACGCCCGTGCCCGACCCCGAGCACTACGGCGTCGCCGAGCTCGACGGCGACCGGGTCGTCGCGCTGGCCGAGAAGCCGCCCGAGCCCAAGACCGACCTCGCCCTCGTCGGCGTCTACATGTTCACGCCGCTCATCCACGAGGCGGCGCGCGCGATCGAGCCGTCGGCCCGCGGCGAGCTCGAGATCACGGACGCCATCCAGCACCTCGTCGACACCGGCCGCCGTGTCGAGCCCCACATCGTGCAGGGCTGGTGGAAGGACACCGGCCGCCTGGACGACATGCTGGAGGCCAACCGCCTCATCCTCGACCGCCTGGCCCACCGCGTCGACGGCGAGCTCGTCGACTCGCAGGTCGAGGGCCGCGTCGTCATCGAGGCCGGCGCCCGCCTGGAGCGCGCCACCGTCCGCGGGCCCGCGGTCATCGGCGCGGGCGCGCGGCTGACCGACTGCTACATCGGCCCGTACTCGGCGATCGGCGAGGACTGCGTCGTGGAGCGCGCCGAGATCGAGCACTCGATCCTGCTCGCCGGCTCCTCGGTCCGCCACCTCGACGGGCGCATGGAGTCCTCGCTGCTGGGCCGCAACGTCACGATCTCGCGCGGCGACCGCCAGCCCAAGGCCTTCCGCTTCATGGTCGGCGACAACTCGGACATCGAGATCCTGTGA
- the rfbD gene encoding dTDP-4-dehydrorhamnose reductase: MKLLVTGAAGMLGHRVVAEARARGWDAVGIDLAEADLTDPAQAQDAVEEHAPEAVVHCAAFVDVDGAEEHEDAARRVNVDASANVAAAAAMLGARIVAVSTDYVFDGTLTDRPYVESDPTAPLGVYGRTKLAGEQAVAGHNPDHAIARTAWLFGAGGRSFPETMLTLAADRDAVAVVTDQVGSPTWTGHLAPALLDLAAATATGVFHTAGGGRCSWHELTVELFRAADVTCRVQETTAAEFRRPAPRPAWSVLGTERDETPRLPPWQEGVAAFLSERETT; the protein is encoded by the coding sequence ATGAAGCTCCTCGTGACCGGCGCGGCCGGCATGCTCGGCCACCGGGTCGTCGCCGAGGCCCGGGCGCGGGGCTGGGACGCGGTGGGCATCGACCTCGCCGAGGCCGACCTCACCGACCCCGCCCAGGCCCAGGACGCCGTCGAGGAGCACGCGCCCGAGGCCGTCGTGCACTGCGCGGCGTTCGTCGACGTCGACGGCGCCGAGGAGCACGAGGACGCCGCGCGGCGCGTCAACGTCGACGCCTCGGCCAACGTCGCCGCAGCGGCCGCGATGCTCGGGGCCCGCATCGTCGCGGTGTCCACCGACTACGTCTTCGACGGCACGCTCACCGACCGCCCCTACGTCGAGTCCGACCCCACCGCCCCGCTCGGCGTCTACGGCCGTACGAAGCTCGCGGGTGAGCAGGCCGTCGCCGGCCACAACCCCGACCACGCCATCGCCCGCACCGCGTGGCTGTTCGGCGCCGGCGGCAGGTCGTTCCCCGAGACGATGCTCACGCTGGCCGCCGACCGCGACGCCGTCGCCGTCGTGACCGACCAGGTCGGGTCGCCGACCTGGACCGGGCACCTCGCGCCCGCCCTGCTGGACCTCGCCGCCGCGACCGCGACCGGCGTGTTCCACACCGCGGGCGGCGGGCGGTGCTCCTGGCACGAGCTGACCGTCGAGCTGTTCCGCGCGGCGGACGTCACCTGCCGCGTGCAGGAGACCACCGCCGCCGAGTTCCGCCGGCCCGCCCCGCGCCCGGCGTGGAGCGTGCTCGGCACCGAGCGCGACGAGACCCCCCGCCTGCCGCCGTGGCAGGAGGGCGTCGCGGCGTTCCTGTCCGAGAGGGAGACCACGTGA